The region GATGCTTATTGTACTACGCCCCGTAGCGCAAAATAAAGACCATTCCGCCGGGAAGGACAACCTCTCCTTCGTCAGAATGGCCTGTATAGGGGAATCAGGTTGGCTGAGCTGTCAGGATTCAAAATGCTCTGCCCGGTGCGTCAGCATCATTTCCTCGTCGGTAATATAGAGCGGGAACGGCGGTGTCTCCTTCAGATAACGCTCAGTGGAGAGCAGCCGGTAATGAACCTCAGGGAGCCAGGCGTCTTCGAGCAGCGGGAGCTTGCCAGTGTCACTGATATAATTGTCTACCGCCGATTGAACCATGTCGAGGTAGTATGGCACCAGCTTGTCAGATTCTTCAAAAATCTCAAAGGTCTCGCTGGACATATAGAACTTCTGCTGCGGGACTCCGCCTAAATATCGTTTGAGCCGGTTCAGGTCAATACTCTTATCTTCCTGGATCAGAGCGGTACGGTTAATGGGAGCGGGCATATCTTCTTCAAATTGCCTTACAGCCTGCTTGATCTGCGGCAAG is a window of Paenibacillus sp. FSL H3-0469 DNA encoding:
- a CDS encoding DUF3939 domain-containing protein — translated: MIFKRAKKNLQPNHPTVTLPQIKQAVRQFEEDMPAPINRTALIQEDKSIDLNRLKRYLGGVPQQKFYMSSETFEIFEESDKLVPYYLDMVQSAVDNYISDTGKLPLLEDAWLPEVHYRLLSTERYLKETPPFPLYITDEEMMLTHRAEHFES